One genomic window of Methanosalsum zhilinae DSM 4017 includes the following:
- a CDS encoding TOBE domain-containing protein has translation MDAKTKVWLNRNGKPIMGEGKARLLQAIDEEGSLNKACKRTNISYKHAWNMIRSIEDNSGEKVVTTVRGGKNQGTFLTECARKLLNEYESCKNMAHETVEDDTFWEGVGLRITARNQIPGEVIEIDSGDVISKVKIAIDPSLITSVVTREAVDKLDIKKGDKVYAVIKSTEVMLAKEVKDSRPSI, from the coding sequence ATGGACGCAAAGACAAAGGTATGGCTTAACAGAAATGGCAAACCCATCATGGGAGAGGGGAAAGCCAGACTTCTTCAGGCCATTGATGAAGAAGGATCACTTAACAAGGCCTGTAAAAGGACGAACATTTCCTATAAGCATGCATGGAATATGATCCGAAGCATTGAGGATAATAGTGGTGAAAAAGTTGTTACTACAGTCAGAGGGGGAAAAAATCAGGGTACCTTTCTGACCGAATGTGCCAGAAAACTGCTCAATGAATATGAATCATGTAAGAATATGGCTCATGAAACAGTAGAAGACGATACTTTCTGGGAAGGGGTGGGTCTCAGGATCACTGCCAGAAATCAGATTCCTGGAGAGGTGATAGAGATTGACAGTGGGGATGTCATTTCCAAGGTCAAAATCGCAATAGATCCGTCTCTGATAACGTCTGTGGTTACACGGGAAGCTGTGGATAAACTGGATATTAAAAAAGGAGATAAGGTGTATGCTGTTATTAAATCAACTGAAGTGATGCTGGCCAAAGAAGTTAAAGACAGTAGACCTTCAATCTGA
- a CDS encoding COG1361 S-layer family protein encodes MNRSYITKAFVGVTIIFLFIICTIPAVAQPPQHFDFGENYYTTFGYPDVSASIVGNNEFSRGDRATVDINLMNKGVITGFRSDIDARSSDLDIKLQQTEMQYEAQRTTAIGIVAILASPHPEIKVRSGPQEAGTLRSGEQTSNPLEFDIEVTKNAASGTYPLVLNILYGYQENVQVSGDDETDLGVTNMEIGIWYEVRSQNVTLPLKVKDEAKFEVTDVRSELYAGDDGLLYVTYKNTGEMPARDSIVRITVADPFSTTDDQAYLGLLEPGQSEVAVFRLDVLDTAIPKMYSITSQIRYQDTDGHDRITDIIRVRTEVLPPEPMRDTYIAIGVAVAIIIAGMIAYLAYRKGSGGSD; translated from the coding sequence ATGAACAGGTCATACATTACGAAAGCATTTGTGGGAGTAACAATTATATTCCTTTTTATAATCTGTACTATTCCAGCAGTTGCCCAGCCGCCCCAGCACTTTGATTTTGGGGAAAATTATTACACAACTTTTGGTTACCCTGATGTCTCTGCCAGTATTGTTGGAAACAACGAGTTTTCAAGAGGAGACAGAGCAACGGTTGATATCAATCTCATGAACAAAGGTGTAATTACAGGTTTCAGGTCAGATATAGATGCAAGATCAAGTGATCTTGACATAAAATTGCAGCAAACGGAGATGCAATATGAAGCACAGCGTACCACAGCAATAGGAATTGTAGCTATCCTTGCCTCACCCCACCCTGAAATAAAGGTAAGATCAGGACCTCAGGAGGCAGGGACACTCAGATCAGGTGAGCAAACCTCAAATCCTCTTGAATTTGATATTGAAGTTACCAAAAATGCAGCTTCAGGTACATACCCCCTTGTATTGAACATACTATATGGATATCAGGAAAATGTACAGGTCAGCGGAGATGATGAAACTGATCTTGGAGTCACAAATATGGAAATAGGAATCTGGTATGAGGTCAGGAGCCAGAATGTAACCCTGCCTTTGAAAGTTAAAGATGAGGCAAAATTCGAAGTAACAGATGTCAGAAGTGAATTGTATGCAGGCGATGACGGACTTCTTTATGTAACCTACAAAAATACAGGTGAAATGCCTGCTAGGGATTCTATAGTAAGAATCACGGTGGCTGATCCTTTCAGCACCACAGATGACCAGGCATATCTTGGACTCCTTGAACCTGGGCAGAGCGAGGTAGCAGTGTTCAGGCTGGATGTTTTAGATACTGCTATACCTAAGATGTATTCTATAACAAGCCAGATACGGTATCAGGATACTGATGGTCATGATCGGATCACAGATATAATAAGGGTGCGTACTGAGGTATTGCCTCCTGAGCCTATGAGAGATACATACATAGCTATAGGTGTAGCTGTCGCAATCATTATTGCAGGGATGATCGCTTACCTGGCTTATAGAAAAGGAAGCGGTGGATCAGATTGA